A region of the Pseudomonas silesiensis genome:
GTTGTACAACTTCAAAGTCGATAACGCGTCCGCGTACTGATCCGCGCGAGGAGAACAGATATGAACGACCCCATCAGTCAAAAAGCAGCCACTCCAGTACTGCGCGAGTCCGCCACCTTCGACCGCCTGACCATCCAGGAAATCCAGCGTGCCGCCGAGACCGGCATCTACGACATTCGCGGCGGCGGCACCAAGCGCAAGCTGCCGCACTTCGATGACTTGCTGCTGCTCGGTGCCAGCGTTTCGCGCTACCCGCTGGAAGGCTATCGGGAGAAGTGCGGCACCGATGTCATCCTCGGCAACCGCTTCGCCAAGAAGCCAATCCACCTGAAGATTCCGGTGACCATCGCCGGCATGAGTTTCGGTGCACTGTCAGCCAATGCCAAGGAAGCCCTGGGCCGTGGCGCGACCATCGCCGGCACCAGCACCACCACCGGTGACGGCGGCATGACCCCGGAAGAGCGCGGCCAGTCCCAGCACCTGGTCTATCAGTACCTGCCGTCGCGCTACGGCATGAACCCGGACGACCTGCGCAAGGCGGACGCCATCGAGATCGTCCTGGGCCAGGGCGCCAAACCCGGTGGCGGAGGCATGCTGCTGGGGATGAAAGTGACCGAACGTGTGGCGGGCATGCGTACGCTGCCGATCGGTGTCGACCAGCGCAGCGCCTGCCGTCATCCGGACTGGACCGGGCCGGATGACCTGGCGATCAAGATTGCCGAATTGCGGGAAATCACCGATTGGGAAAAACCGATCTACGTGAAGATCGGCGCGAGCCGGCCTTACTACGACGTCAAGCTGGCGGTGAAGGCCGGGGCCGATGTGATCGTGCTCGACGGCATGCAAGGCGGGACGGCGGCGACCCAGGAAGTGTTCATCGAACACGTCGGCATCCCGATTTTGTCGGCCATCCCGCAAGCGGTACAGGCTTTGCAAGAGATGGGCATGCATCGCAAGGTTCAGCTGATCGTCTCCGGGGGTATTCGCAACGGTGCCGACGTGGCCAAGGCCATGGCACTGGGGG
Encoded here:
- a CDS encoding FMN-binding glutamate synthase family protein, yielding MNDPISQKAATPVLRESATFDRLTIQEIQRAAETGIYDIRGGGTKRKLPHFDDLLLLGASVSRYPLEGYREKCGTDVILGNRFAKKPIHLKIPVTIAGMSFGALSANAKEALGRGATIAGTSTTTGDGGMTPEERGQSQHLVYQYLPSRYGMNPDDLRKADAIEIVLGQGAKPGGGGMLLGMKVTERVAGMRTLPIGVDQRSACRHPDWTGPDDLAIKIAELREITDWEKPIYVKIGASRPYYDVKLAVKAGADVIVLDGMQGGTAATQEVFIEHVGIPILSAIPQAVQALQEMGMHRKVQLIVSGGIRNGADVAKAMALGADAVAIGTAALIALGDNHPRLDEELQKIGSAAGFYDDWQNGRDPAGITTQDPELSKRLDPVEGGRRLANYLRVMVLEAQTMARACGKSHLHNLDPEDLVALTVESAAMARVPLAGTSWIPGSGY